In Bradyrhizobium erythrophlei, a single genomic region encodes these proteins:
- a CDS encoding DUF192 domain-containing protein: protein MVSTKSGQAVWGCGPQFRFWVAFAFISALWTFAGEAAHAASIQPLEIVTKTGVHVFSVEMATTEEEKTTGLMYRKELPEGKGMLFDFTPEQEVSMWMKNTYISLDMIFIRADGRILRIAENTEPMSTKIIPSRGLAKGVLEVIAGTAQKYGIAPGDRVGHPLFNGK, encoded by the coding sequence ATGGTGTCGACGAAGTCTGGTCAGGCGGTCTGGGGCTGCGGGCCGCAATTCCGGTTCTGGGTGGCGTTTGCCTTTATATCCGCGCTCTGGACGTTCGCAGGCGAAGCCGCACATGCAGCCTCGATCCAGCCGCTCGAGATCGTGACCAAGACCGGCGTGCACGTGTTTTCGGTCGAGATGGCGACGACCGAAGAAGAGAAGACCACGGGGCTGATGTACCGGAAGGAACTCCCCGAGGGCAAAGGCATGCTGTTCGACTTCACGCCCGAACAGGAAGTGTCGATGTGGATGAAGAATACCTACATCTCGCTCGACATGATTTTCATCCGGGCCGACGGCCGGATTCTTCGTATCGCGGAAAATACCGAACCCATGTCGACCAAGATCATCCCGTCGCGGGGGCTGGCGAAAGGGGTGCTCGAAGTGATCGCCGGCACGGCGCAGAAATACGGAATTGCCCCGGGCGATCGGGTGGGCCATCCGCTATTCAATGGCAAGTAG